From one Veillonellales bacterium genomic stretch:
- a CDS encoding helix-turn-helix domain-containing protein — MLEAERFNIKYSSPAEITTVSDKLRYYRHKKGLRQKDVAEKTGIHRATYCAYEQEDRKIPYPLDELSKIAELFGVEITDLLDDYNLFLYNGQGWQIRGLRESLGLTKQEFGMLYGFHAHTVNQWENDSIQILKSTWLKLFGNE, encoded by the coding sequence TTGCTTGAAGCAGAAAGGTTTAATATTAAATATTCTAGTCCTGCTGAAATTACCACAGTATCAGACAAGCTCCGCTATTACCGACATAAAAAAGGCTTGCGTCAAAAAGATGTGGCGGAAAAAACGGGAATTCACCGTGCTACTTATTGTGCGTATGAACAGGAAGACAGAAAAATCCCTTATCCTCTTGACGAATTAAGTAAAATTGCCGAGCTCTTTGGCGTTGAAATCACAGACTTACTTGATGATTATAATCTTTTTTTATACAATGGACAAGGCTGGCAAATACGGGGGTTGCGTGAAAGCCTGGGGCTGACGAAACAGGAATTCGGCATGCTATATGGGTTTCACGCGCACACGGTTAACCAATGGGAAAATGATAGTATTCAAATTTTAAAAAGTACCTGGTTGAAATTGTTTGGAAACGAATAA
- a CDS encoding class I SAM-dependent methyltransferase, protein MDKNSDYSTNVIGAGEVGYATSVDMDKNFVYKTNSFFWDTKGNDVLGAISLPFYGAFVSEEKCQLFGDVSGKKMLEIGCGTGHSLQYQGERKASELWGMDISEKQIEKAKQHLRACGFSAKLICSPMEEECGIPMDYFDFVYSIYAIGWTTDLDGTFCRIASYLKKDGVFIFSWSHPLHKCVVAENNILAFKKCYFDESWYSVSLDEGALTLSDRKLSTYVNALAKAGFVIEQMIEQSDDEIMQSRGDNSDFAKKAKMLPVTFVIKARKL, encoded by the coding sequence ATGGACAAGAACTCTGATTATAGTACAAACGTTATAGGTGCTGGTGAGGTTGGCTACGCCACCTCGGTCGACATGGACAAGAATTTTGTTTATAAAACAAACAGCTTCTTTTGGGATACAAAAGGAAATGACGTTTTAGGAGCAATCTCGCTCCCTTTTTATGGAGCTTTTGTCTCAGAAGAAAAATGCCAACTTTTTGGCGATGTATCAGGAAAAAAGATGTTAGAGATAGGCTGTGGAACCGGTCATTCCTTGCAATATCAGGGGGAACGCAAAGCATCTGAACTATGGGGGATGGATATATCAGAAAAACAGATCGAAAAGGCAAAGCAACATTTGAGGGCATGCGGTTTTTCAGCAAAATTGATCTGTTCTCCCATGGAAGAGGAATGTGGTATACCAATGGATTATTTTGACTTTGTTTATTCGATTTATGCCATAGGTTGGACCACCGACCTTGATGGTACTTTTTGCCGGATCGCTTCTTACCTTAAAAAAGACGGCGTATTTATTTTCAGTTGGTCTCACCCTTTACACAAATGTGTTGTTGCAGAAAATAATATACTTGCTTTTAAAAAATGTTATTTCGATGAATCTTGGTATTCGGTATCTCTTGATGAAGGTGCGCTAACATTATCAGACCGTAAACTATCAACCTATGTGAACGCGTTGGCAAAAGCGGGATTTGTAATTGAGCAAATGATTGAGCAATCTGATGATGAAATTATGCAATCGCGGGGCGATAACAGCGATTTTGCCAAAAAAGCAAAGATGCTTCCTGTAACTTTTGTAATCAAAGCAAGAAAACTATAA
- a CDS encoding DUF977 family protein → MTFRESETVELKAVIVDDIKKEIIAFANCEGGKLYIGVQDNGEVIGMDDPDGAALQISNMVRDAIKPDLTMFLHYETLEVEGKSIIAVDIQRGTERPYYIAKKGLRPEGVYVRQGYSSVPATDTAIRRMIKETDGDSFEEMRSLEQELTFEAAQKEFLGRNVLFGPIQMKTLGIINQDGIYTNLGLLLSEQCVHTIKAAVFEGSNQSVFKDRKEFSGSLFKQMAEVYDYIDFHNQTRSTFDKLRRIDTRDYPEVAVREALLNSLVHREYSFRASTLISIYNDRIEFTSIGGLVSGVTLNDVLMGISVCRNTKLANVFYRLELIEAYGTGVRKIMNAYEGSGKTPQIETSDNAFKIILPNLNAQTEKKQISDERDSQEETVIQLARKQGMVTRQEVESLLGIGQTTSGRLLKKMMENGQLIQEGKGKTTHYRLSQ, encoded by the coding sequence ATGACTTTTCGGGAAAGCGAAACTGTAGAATTAAAAGCTGTCATTGTAGATGATATAAAAAAAGAGATCATAGCCTTTGCAAACTGCGAGGGTGGAAAACTTTATATTGGCGTCCAGGATAATGGTGAAGTTATCGGCATGGATGATCCAGATGGGGCAGCGTTGCAGATCAGTAACATGGTTCGCGACGCGATTAAGCCGGATTTGACAATGTTTCTTCACTATGAAACCCTGGAAGTAGAGGGAAAGAGCATAATTGCCGTTGATATTCAGCGCGGAACAGAACGTCCTTATTATATTGCAAAAAAAGGATTGCGTCCCGAAGGTGTTTATGTTCGGCAAGGCTATTCTTCTGTACCAGCCACAGATACAGCAATCCGGCGAATGATTAAAGAAACCGATGGCGACAGCTTTGAGGAAATGCGCTCGCTGGAACAGGAATTGACTTTTGAGGCGGCACAAAAAGAATTTTTAGGAAGAAATGTTCTGTTTGGGCCGATTCAAATGAAAACATTGGGAATTATAAATCAGGATGGTATATATACCAACCTTGGACTACTTCTTTCCGAGCAATGTGTGCATACCATTAAGGCTGCCGTTTTTGAGGGAAGCAATCAAAGTGTATTTAAAGACCGGAAAGAGTTTTCCGGCTCTCTGTTTAAACAGATGGCAGAGGTTTATGATTATATCGATTTTCACAATCAGACCCGCTCCACTTTTGATAAGCTGCGGCGTATCGATACCAGGGATTACCCGGAGGTGGCTGTCAGGGAGGCCTTGCTAAATTCCCTTGTACACCGGGAATATTCGTTCAGAGCCAGCACGCTTATCAGTATCTATAACGATAGAATAGAATTTACTTCAATTGGCGGTCTTGTTTCCGGGGTAACATTGAATGACGTGCTGATGGGTATTTCTGTTTGCCGTAACACAAAGCTGGCAAATGTGTTTTATCGTTTGGAACTGATTGAAGCCTACGGAACTGGTGTGCGAAAAATTATGAATGCTTATGAAGGAAGCGGAAAGACTCCGCAGATTGAAACATCAGATAATGCTTTTAAGATTATCCTGCCGAATCTCAACGCTCAGACTGAGAAGAAACAGATAAGCGATGAAAGGGACAGCCAAGAGGAAACAGTAATCCAGTTGGCAAGGAAACAGGGTATGGTTACACGGCAGGAAGTTGAAAGTCTGTTAGGTATCGGACAGACAACCAGTGGACGCCTGTTAAAAAAAATGATGGAAAATGGGCAGCTTATTCAGGAAGGCAAGGGAAAAACCACACATTACCGGCTTTCCCAATAA